In Aspergillus flavus chromosome 3, complete sequence, one genomic interval encodes:
- a CDS encoding fungal-specific transcription factor domain-containing protein has protein sequence MVITNPINPPRRLKRKRVGVACNTCRSLKIRCDGVRPHCGTCQRRRDRCIFKDDDLRLPRDGGSPGTREDVIVIPPSQLDYGPLCHESASSASSVTTRGTTHDRDDAGVTAMGLTVGPLDRDQNTSREFFGDSSTVAFIQQLQQSIPPTITGPRSGHEAPCRSIDLHNYDRHPKLSTEPSPSVELLPPRPLADHLVDCYFSKIHTLYPFVHKDAFFSAYRSLWVPAESSRSTNTVHGLGIGDITVNHTTFHCALNAIFALGCQFSNVVQTQRETTSEAFYRRCKPVLDLEFLEGGDLAVCQTLLLITHYLQCSRTPSRCWHVIGMACRLAQALGLHSDLGNERRSFAEIQLRRRVWHGCVMLDLAISTILGRPAMIAQKPVTPLPEAIDDCYLSAGAPTCKQPPRVLSRVTWFIETLKLYDTLRKILKSLYDNAGPTEAGNHMPAGNTRQIQNIIEIDADLENFKTKLPEALMWDHEVLRDGPDNFQREKCLLRARYSYLKILLYRPILAQTLRNSNATLCSESNDSTHQAPLHSRVNLDCSIYCVNAAIDLISLVHQTCNTDLSSVWCYNVFYAFTAGSVILLAGLSQSLVNNVTQEALQQSWQKCQSALSKLGLYSSTAERCAENLRTIKERCSITFPHSAMSTTNILSQEQPSANQFPTFEQLDNDGNDDLVSEGTDYLPLTDDLFRDLDFNEDTFFDPFWFSLQF, from the exons ATGGTAATCACAAATCCGATAAATCCTCCTCGCAGACTTAAGAGGAAGAGAGTCGGCGTTGCGTGTAATACTTGTCGATCACTAAAGATACGCTGTGACGGAGTCCGACCCCATTGCGGTACTTGCCAACGCCGCCGGGATCGCTGTATATTTAAAGATGACGATCTGCGTCTACCCAG AGATGGCGGGAGCCCTGGCACGCGAGAGGATGTAATAGTGATACCTCCCTCGCAACTGGATTATGGACCTCTATGTCATGAATCCGCATCCTCCGCGTCTTCTGTCACAACTAGAGGCACGACACATGACCGGGATGACGCTGGCGTGACAGCCATGGGCTTAACTGTCGGTCCACTGGACAGGGACCAGAACACAAGTAGAGAATTCTTCGGCGACTCGTCGACAGTGGCTTTTATACAGCAGTTGCAGCAGTCTATCCCACCAACTATCACTGGGCCACGTTCTGGCCACGAGGCGCCCTGTCGCTCAATCGACCTGCACAATTATGATAGGCACCCCAAGCTCTCAACTGAACCTAGCCCATCGGTAGAGCTTCTCCCCCCACGTCCATTAGCTGACCATTTGGTCGACTGCTATTTCTCTAAGATACATACACTTTACCCTTTCGTGCATAAAGACGCTTTCTTTAGTGCATACAGGTCGCTATGGGTGCCTGCGGAGTCTAGTCGAAGCACAAACACAGTTCATGGTCTGGGCATAGGAGACATAACTGTCAATCACACCACTTTCCACTGCGCATTGAACGCCATATTTGCTCTAGGATGTCAGTTCTCCAACGTAGTGCAGACACAGCGAGAAACTACGTCAGAAGCTTTTTATCGTCGTTGCAAGCCGGTTTTAGATTTGGAATTTCTTGAAGGGGGAGATTTAGCTGTGTGCCAAACTCTCTTGCTCATCACACATTACTTGCAATGCTCAAGAACTCCCAGTCGTTGCTGGCATGTTATAGGCATGGCATGCCGGCTTGCCCAAGCACTGGGACTGCACTCAGACCTCGGCAATGAACGTCGATCATTTGCCGAAATCCAGCTTAGGCGGAGGGTATGGCATGGCTGTGTAATGCTTGACCT AGCCATTAGCACAATACTGGGACGCCCGGCAATGATTGCCCAAAAGCCAGTTACGCCTCTGCCTGAGGCCATTGATGATTGCTATCTATCAGCGGGTGCTCCAACTTGTAAACAACCGCCCCGTGTGCTATCGCGTGTTACATGGTTCATTGAGACACTTAAGCTGTACGATACGCTGCGCAAGATCCTGAAATCATTGTATGATAATGCAGGGCCAACGGAAGCGGGTAACCATATGCCGGCCGGAAATACTCGGCAGATTCAGAACATTATAGAGATCGATGCAGACCTCGAGAATTTCAAGACCAAACTACCAGAAGCTCTCATGTGGGATCATGAAGTTTTACGTGACGGTCCAGACAACTTCCAAAGAGAAAAGTGCTTGCTTCGAGCAAG ATATTCATATTTGAAGATTCTCCTATACCGGCCTATCCTCGCTCAGACCCTCCGCAACAGTAATGCAACGTTGTGTAGTGAAAGCAATGACTCTACCCATCAGGCTCCACTCCACTCCAGAGTTAATCTGGACTGTTCCATATACTGCGTCAATGCGGCCATTGATCTTATTTCCTTAGTACATCAGACTTGCAACACTGACCTGTCCAGCGTCTGGTGTTACAACGTGTTTT ATGCATTTACTGCAGGGTCTGTCATCCTTCTTGCGGGGCTCTCTCAGTCGCTTGTAAATAATGTAACCCAGGAAGCTTTACAACAGTCTTGGCAGAAATGTCAGTCCGCGTTGAGCAAGCTAGGATTGTACAGCAGCACGGCGGAACGCTGTGCCGAGAACCTACGCACGATCAAAGAGAGGTGCTCTATCACTTTTCCGCACTCTGCGATGTCGACTACCAATATCCTGTCGCAGGAACAACCATCTGCCAATCAGTTCCCCACGTTTGAACAGCTGGATAACGACGGAAACGATGATCTAGTATCAGAGGGCACAGATTATCTGCCACTCACAGACGACCTCTTTCGCGATCTTGACTTTAACGAAGATACATTTTTTGACCCTTTCTGGTTCAGTTTACAGTTCTGA